TAATTCGCCAGGTGGTTCGGTGACCGCTGGTATGGCAATTTATGACACCATGAAATTTATTAAACCAAATGTCAGCACAGTATGTATTGGTCAAGCTTGTAGCATGGGGGCTTTCTTACTTGCTGGTGGTGCTGAGGGGAAACGTCATTGTCTACCTAATGCTCGTGTGATGATTCACCAACCATTAGGTGGCTTCCAAGGTCAAGCATCTGACATTGCTATTCATGCTCAGGAAATTTTAGGTATCAAGAATAAACTAAATGAAATACTTGCTGAACACACTGGTCAGCCCATTGAAGTGATTGAACGTGATACTGACCGTGATAACTTCATGAGCGCTGCTCAAGCAGTTGAGTATGGATTAGTCGATTCTGTATTAACCACTCGTAGCTAATATCATTTGCCT
This Shewanella aestuarii DNA region includes the following protein-coding sequences:
- the clpP gene encoding ATP-dependent Clp endopeptidase proteolytic subunit ClpP, which produces MFKAPESVLNALVPMVVEQTAKGERSYDIYSRLLKERVIFLVGQVEEHMANLIVAQLLFLESESPDKDIYLYINSPGGSVTAGMAIYDTMKFIKPNVSTVCIGQACSMGAFLLAGGAEGKRHCLPNARVMIHQPLGGFQGQASDIAIHAQEILGIKNKLNEILAEHTGQPIEVIERDTDRDNFMSAAQAVEYGLVDSVLTTRS